The window TGAGACGATTTTTGCGAGGTCTTTTTTCAGGGAATCATTTATGCAATAACTGACACAGCCTCCATTCTGCTCCTTCGTTATGATATTGTCACGTACCAGCCCCGATATGTACCAGCTTACGGAAGGTGCGGATATTTTTACGGCAATGCTGAGTTCCTTTCTTGAGATTCCGGGATTTTCATTAATTGTTTCAAGAATCTTTCTTTCGGTCGGGTTTTTGGAATGCAGGTACAAAAGCTTCTCACCAGACGAATATGTGCCGGAATTCCTGAAATAACCTTTTCCTCTTGCTGTCTTTTTTGATACTACCATATTGTAGCTCAAAAGTTTTTTTACATGATATTCTACGTTTTTGTTCGTAAGTCCGGTATTCTTTTCAATCTCGCTTAAATGAACACCGGGACTGTTGACTATAGTTTCATATACCTGCCTGCGTGGTCCGTTTTCAAGGATTTCACTTTTTTTAAGCCGGGAAAGTCCTGTAAGGGCAGGAAGCTTACCTGAAAGGAGTAGTTTTGCCGGATACGCCAAGACTGCACCGGCACCTAAAAATGCGAGTATTATGAGTACCGGAAGGGGGAGGTCTGAATATCCGGTCTGTTCAGGCTGCGGTCCGCTTAACAGGTTATCGTCACCGTCCATGGAGCCAAAATAAATATCTGTATAATCAGGCGATATGCCGTATGCCGGTTCAACTACATATCCTCCTGTCTCAATTGCCGACACACAGCTGATTAAACAGGAAATGGCAAAAAGGACTCCAAGAACCGTAATAATTAAAATGTTCTTTATTCCTTTCATAATCCCCCCTCCTAGTAGAATAAAAGCACAAAGTGCTGTTTTTTATCGGTCTTATCAGCCTGAACCACTGCATACCATTCCCCGCTTTCTATACCTTCCGGCCTTGATATTCTGAGAAAAATTCTGCCGTTTACTACACCGTCGCTGTCATCCGAATACGGACCCATCATGCCGTCCGGCGAGAATATCGTAATTTTCAACTCGCTCCCGGAATCCATCCAGTTGAGATCGCAGGTGAAATTTTCGATTCCTTCAGGCATCGTCTTGTAGAAAGGAACTGATTCTCCCTCCTCAACCGAATTTTTCATGTAGCCGAGGATGACATATCCGTCCTTTCCGATTAGTGTGGATTCCAGGCCGTAAATCTCTTTTTCTGACCTGTTGAGACTGCTTAGGTTTACCGGTCCGTTCTCGTCCCAGAAATTTGCACCATGGGAAAGCTCAGGGTAATCGTCTCCCCAGTACTTCTGCCTGCTGCAGAAATCCCTGAACTCCTCATCTGTCATACTTTTTTTCAGGGCACCAAGGGTATCGGGGTCGGTCATAGAAAGAAACTCCCCGTTTGTGATATTTTCACCGTACAGCTCGTTTATGAGACTTATTCTTGAATCATCGGTGATTGTGCTGTTTTCCGCTGAAACAGCCTGCGAGACAAAAAAGACAAGCAAAACTGATGAAAAGGCCATAAATACCCATTTCATCTCAGGACTTCTTTTTTTAAGCATATTTTATGCCTCTCAGTTCAGAATTTTTTTGCATCAGTCAAAATTTTTGGATTTTTTACTTCTTCAGGCCGTCCAATACGGGGATAAATACTTACAGCAGGTATTACGGGTGAGTAATATAATGTCCCTCATATATACGTATTATTCCAAAACCGTCAACGCATAAACCCAAATCTTCCGGATTTTTTTAAATGAATTTTTTGGGATTTTTCTCAGAATATCCCAAGAAATTCAGAAATTGATCTTATTAGATCGATCTGTGTCCTTACAGGCGAACTGCTGTAAAGACCTGATGCAAGGGCATTCAGGAAGTTCTCTCCGCTTACATCCCCGTATGCCTCAAGTCTTTCCATTGCACCCTTTGTGTCGTTGTCAAACCCCAATATGATATATCCGCTGTCATCGACGATAACTCCGCCAAGCCCGAGTCCCTCCTTCTCTTCGTCGCTGATTTCGTTAAGGTTAACCGGCCCGTTTTCGTCCCACACATTTGCACCGTAGGGAAGTTCAGGGTGGTCGTCTCCCCAGTACTTTTCAGTCTCCGAAAAATTTTTGAACTCTTCAGGAGTCATGTTGTCTTTCATCATTGTGTACTCTTCAGGAAATACCAGCTGCCAGAACTCTCCCTGGGTCATCTTCTGTCCGTATATCTCATTTATCAGTTCAAGCTGGCTTTCGTTTGCATGGGCTGACACGGCATATGCACCTGCAACTCCGGCCATCCCGCACACAATTATCAGAACAGACAGGACAGCCGGTATACCGGCTGATGTCAGCAATTCTTTTTTTTCATTTTTTTCCTCTTTCATTACTGTTTTCATCTAAATTCCTCCTTTATTTTTTATATTCTCCTTTTATTCAGGTCATGAATTACCTGCATGAAAAAAACACGTAATCCTTAAGGCTATAGTAGAACCGGAGCTTAAATATGCATTATTCCGAAAGTATCTACACAAAAAGTCCGTATTAAAAAAATGGAACGGTTATTTTATTTTTCGTTTATTTTCGTCTCCGTGCTCCCCAAAAAACCACGGACGTTATAAGAAGTGCCGCCAGTGAAACAAAAGGAGACAAAGGGCTTTCAGTACCCGGCAGGTTGCTGTTCCCTTCCCTGTTATTTCCGGTCTCTGTGGAATTATCTGCATTCGGGTTAATAAACGGGTTAAGATCTACAAACCATATCTCGTATTTGTTCGGCTCATAACCGGGGTAATCCTTCGGGTATGCCCTTAAAAGAAGCTGACCGTTGTCAAACTCAATGATATCACCAACCTCAAATTCATCGTTTCCTGTTATATGAATCTCTTTTTTCATACCGTCCGGGATATGATACAGGTAAATATGACCGCTTTTTTTGTAGACCACATAATCACCGTCGACGGCATATGAGTAAAACCCGAATTTCTCAATGTTATCTTTCTCCCTGACCACATTCATTTCACCAACCGGCTCATTTATTGTGTCTATGACAGTCTCCCTTAGTGTATTCAGATCGGTTACACAAAGTTCAGCCCATCCGTTTTCCCCGGAATTATCGTAATCAGGAGACACTTCTTTTGACCAGATTAGCTTATCTCCTGAAAAACAGTCCTGGCTTACTGCCATCTCTCCTTCAGTGTACGAATAACCGGTTGATGACGGGATGGTAACGGATTCAAAAGAATTTCCGGTAATATTTTTTGGAAGTCTGAAGACAGTTATCCCATCTTCAGGCTTCCTGACATTTTGGTGAGAAGAGAGAATGCATAAAGATAATGCGGCATTGTTATCACCAAACCCGATTATATTGTTAAGTGCCAGTCCACGGTTATCCAGAGTAATTATATTGCCTGTGTCACGCGAATAGACCCGTAAACAGTCCATATCAGAAAGTTCATCCATAAGAACAAGATCATCAAACGCCCTTAGATTAACGATATCATTCTCTCCATCAGAAATCTTTTCATAATTATTATCACTGTCAAGAGAGAACATGCCCTCAGTGAATGCACAAGTACCGTTGGGGGTAGTTGTGGAAGTTTGAAGGGAAAAATAAACAATACCGTCTGAAATATCAACGGATTCTATTCCCATCTTATACGATATCCAGTCGTTGGCTTTTCTTTTTTCTCCGATTACCTTTGTGTCAAATGTTTTTGTTTCTTTAGTAGTGCTGTTCCAGATATAGACAAGCGGGTCTTCATATTTTCTGTACGCAACCTCTCCCATACTAAGTCCCATATAAGATGTATGATAAGCCGAAGGATAAGTGAGAATATTGCATGAATTCCCGTCAACATATGTGTATGGCGTATTTATTACGGAGGATTCTGCACTTACTACTGAAATTAAGGAAACAGATACAAAAACTGTTACTATTAAATATATAAATATTTTGTAAAGAATATTCAAAAATCCACGACATCGGATTTTTTCATTAAATTCAAGTTCTATTGCCATGAACAGATAATTAATTTTGATATTATATACTGATTTTTCCGAAAGTATCTACACAAAAAAGTGTTATTTGTCTTTTTTATGATTTAGAATAATAAAATTAAAAAAAAGGAGACTTTGAGTCTCCCCCATTACAATATTTATAGATTTGATCAAGAAAGGTGGCACTTAATGCAACACCAATTCATTACAGATATCTAGTTATATGGCCACAGTCTCCCGGGTGACCATGTATACGTTGTAAGATCCGGATTTGTTGATGTTCCAATAACTTTTGATTGGTATAAAGTGCCACTTTGCGGATTTGAATAGGAATTTGAAACAGTTACTGTGTGACCTTTATTTCCATAATTCACATCATAACCTACTCTAGTACCATCTCCATACAGTTCAATTGTTACAGTCAATTCTGTAGAGCTGGTATATCCTGCAACTCTTCCTGTACCACTATAGACTATTGAAGATCCCTTTCTCCTAAGATTATCTGCACATAAAACAATCCCACTCTTTCTACCCAAAAGTAGGCATAATCTATTTACAGTAAACTCTGCATCCTGATTTGCTCCCTTAATGACATATCCACTCTTATCTATATTCTGGTTTTTAAGACCATAAATACTAGTTTCTCCGTTTTTAATTGATCTAAGTGAAACAGGACCGTTTTCGTCCCATACATTTGCCCCGTATGGAAGCTCGGGATGGTCATCTCCCCAATATTTTTTCATCGCTGAAAAGTTTTCAAACTCTTCTGCAGTCAGGTTTTCCTTTAACATTGCATATTCTTCCGGGAAAACCTGCTCCCAAAACTCTCCTTCGGTCATGTCTTGGCCATATATATCATCAATTTCTTTAAGCTGGCTTTCATTTGCATGTGCCGATATGGAGTATGCACTTGCAACCCCCGTTCCTGCTGCCAGCAGCAGAAGAAGACAAACAGCAAAATGAAAATTTGATTGTTTTCGCGTTCATTTTTGTCATCTTTTTTTTATCTTGCCGTATATCACTAAATCAGACGTTTTGATCAATTCCCGGCTGCTAATTATGGTTTCCCTGTATTCATATGATTCAGATTTATCGGCATTGGTATGAATCACACCTGTGGCTGAGGGGCTTTGTTTCATTAAACTAAACCCACGCAGACTATGAATTTGCATAAAAATCGAAGTTTTTATGTGCAGTGCCGGGCATGCGGTCCACGTAGTTGCAATAAACCGTATTATTTGATAAGCATTATTCCGAAAGCATCTACATGAAACTAAAAGATACATTTTTGTGTAGATACTTTTGGAATAAACAGCATATAAAAAGATGAATGATTATTCCCAGAATGATGATGGTGTCTGAATTTCATGAAAAATATAGTGCCATAGGTGGGATACACCGCACTTTCAATATTTTCATATTCTCAATATTTGTAGTCCTGATATCTGTATCCTCAATCTCAATAGTTAGCGCAGAAGAGTGCCAGATAATTACTACCAGTTATACATACATTGACGGAAATGACGGTGTTTACTTTCCTAACCTGCCGTCTGATCTACCTGTTTCGCGGGCAGGACTAAGCAAAGGAGAAGTTGCATACAGGAAATATGCAGACCCGATTGTCTATATCTGGAACAGCACTACCAAAGAAACAAAAAAGTTTGATACAGGAATCATAGGAGAAAAAAGGCGGGCAAACGACTGGATTTCATACTGGATGAATATAGAAAGCCTTGATATCTCAAATGGCGTTGCGTACTATTCTCTCTCAACAGAAATTACTTCTTCAAGTGGTACCGGCGGTGTCGCTGAAGGAACATTCTCATTTGATGGAGAGAATAACGAGAAGGTTTCTGATCATTTTATGGAAAGAGTACTGGCCGACAATGATCTGGTCTTGTTTGAAGACTGCCTCCCATATGAAGGAGAAGATATTATCCGGCCAGATCGCCTGAGAATATATTCTCACAGTAACGGGAATGTAATTACAATCGACAACCAGTCAAAAATTGATGATCTACTTGGATTCGGGAATTATAAAGTCGCAACCCTTGCAGGAACTATAAATAAAAGACCCGGTGAACGAAATCATGATGACGGAATTGCAGTATATAACGTGAAACCGGCACTTTCAGGCGGAAAAGCTGAAAAAATCTCTATTAAAGGGGCTGAAGATATTTCTTCAGATGAAAGTGTGGCAATAGACCAGGACTGCTTTTCAGACAATTATTTCATCTGGTCTAAAGGTACAAAGACCACTAATAATAACGGTAATGATGAGTTTTATTGTACGCTCTATGCTACAGATCTTCAAAGCCTTGAAAACATTGTTTTAGACACAAAAGACGGAGACCTGGACTTCGGTCTTTACGCCTATTCAGTCGACGGTGATTATGTGGTCTACAAAAAAGACGGTCATATTTACCTGTATCATATCCCGGACGGTATGAAAAAAGAGATTAATATAACAGGAAACGATGAATTTGAGGTCGGCGATATAGTCGAGTTCGACAAAGGTCAGCTTCTTTTAAGGGCATATCCTAAGGATTACCCGGGATATGAACCGGACAAATACGAAATATGGTTTGTAGACCTGAACCCTTTTATTAACCCAAATACCATAAATTCAACGAAAATTAAAAGTAATGCGGAGATAGACAACAACCTGGCAGGCACTGAAAGTCCCATATCTCCTCTTGCTTCACTGGCCGCACTTCTTATAGTGTCGATAGTTTTTGCGAGAAATCCAAAAAGAAAATAAATAAAACCAAAAACTGCTTTTTTTAGTCAGAACAATATATGAGAATAAATCCGTGAAAAAAAAACAATTGACACCCTTTGCGACCTGAAAAGACAGGAGACTTGATTTTTGGGGGTACTACCACCACCTGTTTTCATAAATCCGTTCCATAAGCTTCGGCCCGTCATTGTCGGGATTTTCCACACCGTTTCCGACAGGATATAACCCTGTTTTCTCCGAGGGATAAGGCTTTAGCAGAGAAAGAAAATCCTCATATTCAGGGTTTATCCACTTCATTGCACCGCTTCCGCGTAATATTACAGGCATCCTGCCGTGGACCTCTTTCAGGACCCTGTTCGAAGCTGTTGTTACGATACTGCATGAATAAGACCTGCCATTTGAAGAAG of the Methanomicrobium sp. W14 genome contains:
- a CDS encoding peptidoglycan amidohydrolase family protein — protein: MAIELEFNEKIRCRGFLNILYKIFIYLIVTVFVSVSLISVVSAESSVINTPYTYVDGNSCNILTYPSAYHTSYMGLSMGEVAYRKYEDPLVYIWNSTTKETKTFDTKVIGEKRKANDWISYKMGIESVDISDGIVYFSLQTSTTTPNGTCAFTEGMFSLDSDNNYEKISDGENDIVNLRAFDDLVLMDELSDMDCLRVYSRDTGNIITLDNRGLALNNIIGFGDNNAALSLCILSSHQNVRKPEDGITVFRLPKNITGNSFESVTIPSSTGYSYTEGEMAVSQDCFSGDKLIWSKEVSPDYDNSGENGWAELCVTDLNTLRETVIDTINEPVGEMNVVREKDNIEKFGFYSYAVDGDYVVYKKSGHIYLYHIPDGMKKEIHITGNDEFEVGDIIEFDNGQLLLRAYPKDYPGYEPNKYEIWFVDLNPFINPNADNSTETGNNREGNSNLPGTESPLSPFVSLAALLITSVVFWGARRRK
- a CDS encoding winged helix-turn-helix transcriptional regulator — translated: MKGIKNILIITVLGVLFAISCLISCVSAIETGGYVVEPAYGISPDYTDIYFGSMDGDDNLLSGPQPEQTGYSDLPLPVLIILAFLGAGAVLAYPAKLLLSGKLPALTGLSRLKKSEILENGPRRQVYETIVNSPGVHLSEIEKNTGLTNKNVEYHVKKLLSYNMVVSKKTARGKGYFRNSGTYSSGEKLLYLHSKNPTERKILETINENPGISRKELSIAVKISAPSVSWYISGLVRDNIITKEQNGGCVSYCINDSLKKDLAKIVSGYAVAA